A portion of the Burkholderia sp. GAS332 genome contains these proteins:
- a CDS encoding Uncharacterized conserved protein GlcG, DUF336 family, with protein sequence MTIECDSTMRRSLLVKIVARLVLFGSGVVLSMSASGQIPSTTGALPLSLAMDAATETIRVCEAKGFRVNVAIVDPDGVIKLQARGDGSPIHSQGFSFRKAYTIMSMGPMIGADTNSALIKMITGFSPGLPATASSGTSNLLFLPGSVLVKQNGQAIAAIGVSGAPKSADDEVCAQAGVDKIKSRLIDTTQN encoded by the coding sequence ATGACAATTGAATGCGATAGCACGATGAGACGCAGTCTCCTGGTCAAAATAGTGGCGAGACTGGTGTTGTTCGGTTCGGGTGTTGTGTTATCGATGTCCGCGAGCGGACAAATTCCATCGACTACCGGTGCGCTGCCACTCTCGTTGGCAATGGATGCGGCGACTGAAACGATCCGGGTCTGTGAGGCCAAGGGCTTTAGGGTGAATGTCGCAATCGTGGACCCGGACGGCGTGATCAAGTTGCAGGCGCGCGGTGATGGAAGCCCGATTCATTCGCAGGGGTTTTCGTTTCGCAAGGCTTACACCATTATGAGCATGGGGCCCATGATCGGCGCAGACACGAATAGCGCGCTGATCAAAATGATTACCGGCTTTTCTCCCGGACTGCCGGCAACCGCAAGTAGTGGGACGTCGAATCTTCTTTTCCTGCCCGGTTCCGTTCTGGTGAAGCAGAATGGGCAAGCTATTGCCGCTATCGGCGTGAGTGGGGCGCCGAAAAGTGCCGATGATGAGGTTTGCGCGCAGGCCGGCGTCGATAAGATAAAGAGTCGTCTGATCGACACCACGCAAAATTAA
- a CDS encoding Outer membrane protein TolC, with product MRRLNPSFAMAILAAAGLAGCATSSLDMAPDSPDRPWYPQTDAAGAIVPGPANSASPVSSTAAAAAANPAASANASASARSYRLPANPALAAVPPPPALEQAHAYSLPELIDLAESANPLTRIAWNDARNVALAAGIAKSAYLPQLSVAAMGQYAGLHGSSTSVFGDSSATATGHGTTSVVALQWLLFDFGGRAARVEAASQASVMANIGFTAVHQQIIFDVSVAFYAYQAARARIATTQQGLDNADAILAAAQSRYKHGIGTVIEVAQANQNRAQARLALVQAQGVESNSYLALISAMGISPLSKPRIAEMPARTLPAPTNDSIDQIVSSAIARRPDVLSAYAAERVNLAKVKAAESDFMPKVFVSATGAYNAGSSSISAVPAIGQQLPTVNLSGGRYGGSVIVGVTIPLYDGGLRSAVLAQARNDADSASTRLTRSREEAVRQIVAAQNTLQTSLAAQAASKELLAAAQTTYDAAFDAYRQGVGSVTDALLAQNQLLAAKNADADSYSSALSAAAALALATGSVESIPLRDNW from the coding sequence ATGCGCCGGCTTAACCCTTCATTCGCAATGGCGATCCTGGCCGCAGCGGGTTTGGCCGGATGCGCCACATCGTCCCTGGACATGGCCCCGGACAGCCCCGATCGTCCGTGGTATCCGCAGACGGACGCGGCCGGCGCCATCGTGCCTGGGCCGGCGAATTCAGCTAGCCCGGTTAGCTCAACTGCTGCGGCGGCTGCGGCTAACCCGGCTGCATCGGCTAACGCGTCCGCCTCCGCACGCAGTTACCGATTACCCGCCAACCCCGCGCTCGCCGCCGTACCGCCTCCGCCGGCGCTGGAGCAGGCGCATGCCTACTCGCTACCCGAACTGATCGATCTGGCGGAATCGGCGAACCCGCTGACCCGCATCGCCTGGAACGACGCGCGCAATGTGGCGCTCGCAGCCGGCATCGCGAAGAGTGCCTATCTTCCGCAACTGTCGGTCGCGGCGATGGGGCAATACGCCGGCCTCCATGGTTCGAGCACCTCCGTGTTCGGCGATTCGTCGGCCACCGCAACAGGGCATGGCACGACCTCGGTGGTCGCGCTGCAATGGCTGCTGTTCGATTTCGGCGGACGTGCCGCGCGCGTCGAGGCCGCGTCGCAGGCATCGGTGATGGCGAACATCGGCTTCACCGCGGTCCACCAACAAATCATTTTCGATGTCAGCGTCGCGTTCTACGCATACCAGGCCGCGCGCGCCCGCATCGCCACGACGCAACAAGGCCTCGACAACGCCGACGCGATCCTGGCGGCGGCACAGTCGCGCTACAAGCATGGCATCGGCACCGTCATCGAAGTGGCGCAAGCCAACCAGAATCGCGCGCAGGCCAGGCTCGCGCTCGTCCAGGCGCAAGGCGTCGAGAGCAACAGCTATCTCGCGCTGATCTCCGCGATGGGAATTTCTCCGCTGTCGAAACCCAGGATCGCGGAGATGCCGGCGCGCACGCTGCCGGCGCCGACCAACGACTCGATCGACCAGATCGTGTCGTCCGCGATCGCCCGTCGCCCCGACGTGTTGAGCGCCTATGCAGCCGAGCGTGTCAATCTGGCGAAAGTGAAGGCCGCCGAGTCTGACTTCATGCCGAAGGTATTCGTCTCGGCGACGGGGGCATACAACGCCGGCAGTTCGTCGATCTCGGCGGTCCCAGCCATCGGTCAGCAACTGCCGACGGTGAACCTGAGCGGCGGCCGTTACGGCGGCAGTGTGATCGTCGGCGTGACGATTCCGCTGTATGACGGCGGCTTGCGATCGGCGGTGCTCGCGCAGGCGCGCAACGATGCGGACAGCGCGTCGACCCGTCTGACTCGAAGCCGTGAAGAAGCGGTTCGGCAAATCGTTGCGGCGCAGAATACGCTGCAGACAAGTCTTGCCGCGCAGGCTGCGTCCAAAGAGTTGCTTGCTGCGGCGCAGACGACGTATGACGCCGCGTTCGACGCGTACCGGCAAGGTGTCGGCTCGGTCACCGACGCGCTGCTTGCACAGAATCAATTGCTGGCGGCGAAGAATGCGGACGCGGATAGTTACAGCAGCGCGTTGTCGGCGGCCGCGGCGCTTGCGTTGGCGACGGGATCCGTTGAGTCGATTCCGCTGCGGGACAACTGGTGA
- a CDS encoding DNA-binding transcriptional regulator, LysR family — protein sequence MTEFSLQDFYLFVRLAESLSVAAVARERNEHPSQVSRALSRMETECGLRLFHRSTHGLSLTDDGCVFLEHAQRISHNASILADDLASRSNRVSGLVRISVPCILAEYVLIPNLPDLVDRHAELNVSLHISDRQVDMSTEGIDIAIRAGIPPRDTHVARKLGSHRRALYASPAYLAVRGMPRSPRDLVHHDLIANAAVTAHNQWPFDGDNELSTLPVAGRILADNTAAIVSLTRANLGIGRINKVIGKELVAHGTLTQVLEDYEDTTEFDIAAVTLAPRNRVPKISVCLDFLSECFEKFREDT from the coding sequence GTGACAGAGTTCTCCCTCCAGGATTTTTATCTTTTTGTCCGACTCGCCGAGTCTCTGTCCGTCGCAGCCGTGGCGAGGGAACGCAATGAACATCCTAGTCAGGTATCGCGCGCGCTGTCGAGAATGGAGACAGAATGCGGTCTGCGCCTGTTTCACCGCAGCACCCATGGCTTGTCACTCACGGATGACGGCTGCGTCTTTCTTGAACACGCCCAAAGGATTTCGCACAATGCGAGCATCCTCGCCGACGATCTGGCGTCGCGCAGCAACCGGGTATCTGGATTGGTCAGGATTAGCGTGCCTTGCATTCTTGCCGAATACGTTCTGATCCCAAACCTGCCCGACCTGGTCGATCGCCACGCCGAGCTTAACGTGAGCTTACATATCTCCGACAGACAGGTCGATATGTCCACCGAAGGCATCGATATCGCCATTAGAGCAGGCATCCCGCCGCGAGACACGCATGTGGCGCGTAAGCTGGGATCACATCGAAGGGCCTTGTATGCTTCACCCGCCTACCTGGCCGTTCGTGGAATGCCCCGCTCGCCACGCGACCTTGTGCATCATGATCTGATCGCCAATGCGGCGGTTACCGCTCACAACCAATGGCCGTTTGACGGCGACAACGAGTTGTCCACTTTGCCCGTTGCGGGGCGGATTCTTGCGGACAATACAGCCGCGATCGTATCGCTCACGCGAGCGAATCTGGGAATTGGCCGCATCAATAAGGTCATCGGCAAGGAACTCGTGGCGCACGGGACGTTGACGCAAGTCCTTGAAGACTACGAAGACACGACCGAGTTCGACATTGCGGCCGTGACGCTCGCGCCGAGAAATCGTGTTCCGAAAATTTCCGTCTGCCTGGACTTTCTATCCGAATGCTTTGAAAAATTCAGAGAAGATACCTAG
- a CDS encoding membrane fusion protein, multidrug efflux system, whose product MKIAGKRKGSTKGRVIAGVIVLLGVAAAWYGYDRTTRFPSTDDATIDADVVHVASPVGGRIIRLPVEENQRVAKGDVLFEIDPVPYRLMVAQTQADLELARAALETRRRTLVGERANATIAGDQTGKAAHNYELASRTVQRLTPLVAKGYVPVQQLDQAQVAQHDAALSLKQAQEQKQATAQTIGDEADAIAVVHAREAALALAQHSLDDTVVRATQNGFVTGLSVLAGETVAPHQSIFTLVHADEWFAVANFREGALARIQPGDCATVYSMIDRSQAIHGKVVGIGAGVADSDRINLPRTLPIVQQSVNWVRVAQRFPVRVRLDEPAARLVRIGASAIVEVRHGAACR is encoded by the coding sequence ATGAAAATCGCCGGCAAGCGCAAAGGCTCTACCAAAGGCCGCGTGATCGCGGGTGTGATCGTCCTGCTTGGCGTCGCGGCGGCCTGGTACGGCTATGACCGGACAACCCGGTTTCCGTCAACGGACGACGCGACGATCGATGCCGACGTCGTGCACGTCGCGTCGCCGGTCGGCGGCCGGATCATCCGGCTGCCCGTGGAAGAGAACCAGCGGGTCGCAAAAGGCGACGTGCTCTTCGAGATCGATCCTGTGCCCTATCGGCTCATGGTCGCGCAGACTCAGGCCGACCTCGAACTGGCCCGCGCGGCACTCGAAACGCGGCGCAGGACGCTTGTCGGCGAGCGCGCCAATGCGACCATCGCCGGCGACCAGACGGGCAAAGCCGCCCACAACTACGAACTGGCGTCGCGCACCGTCCAGCGGCTCACGCCGCTCGTGGCGAAGGGCTACGTGCCGGTCCAGCAACTGGATCAGGCGCAAGTCGCGCAGCACGACGCCGCGTTGTCGCTGAAGCAGGCGCAGGAGCAGAAGCAGGCGACCGCGCAGACCATCGGCGACGAGGCGGACGCCATCGCCGTCGTGCACGCACGCGAGGCGGCGCTCGCGCTCGCACAGCACAGCCTCGACGACACTGTCGTGCGCGCGACGCAAAATGGCTTCGTCACGGGGCTGTCGGTGCTGGCAGGCGAGACGGTCGCGCCGCATCAGTCGATCTTCACGCTCGTCCACGCGGACGAATGGTTCGCCGTCGCCAACTTCCGGGAAGGGGCGCTCGCGCGGATCCAGCCGGGTGATTGTGCAACCGTCTATTCCATGATCGACCGCAGCCAGGCGATTCACGGCAAAGTGGTCGGCATCGGCGCGGGCGTGGCCGATTCCGACCGCATCAATCTGCCGCGTACCTTGCCGATCGTCCAGCAGTCCGTGAACTGGGTGCGAGTCGCCCAGCGTTTCCCCGTGCGTGTGCGGCTCGACGAGCCGGCCGCCCGGCTGGTGCGGATCGGTGCGAGTGCGATAGTCGAGGTCCGGCATGGCGCAGCCTGCCGGTGA
- a CDS encoding multidrug resistance protein MdtO, which produces MAQPAGDLARPGPADILKLLAPYPGRAAMATRIALICALTAFVTSAYGTPEAAISAYVVFFLNRPDRVLSVVLGSALMVLVTLMIGLVTVVAMFALDNPMWRVACITGLSFGLLFVTSASKLRPIGAILAMIVGFALDELGSVPFGEVATRALLYVWLMVAIPVGISIGVNLLIAPSPRKLAGRALAKRLRLAAQSLVEPEATADELSACLREGDAEIGTWLKLSVVDGSSVRDDIGPLRQAVSSTLAILVAADLAASEPSGRLPASFAEPIAETLENMAQMLEAGGYPVDIELKLPNVAELTPLARVVVENLHDVITRFAVVEAQTDVAGEGQVETNAQAEARTQPQVETKTAPPPASKGGGFFLPDAFTNPEHVRYALKTTAAAMFCYLLYSQINWSGIHTCFITVYMVSLGTTAETVEKMTLRITGCLVGAVLGIGAILFVVPVLTSVVGLMALVLIGAWLSAWIAFGSPRIAYVGFQIALVFFMCVLQGAAPGYDLTLARDRTIGILIGNVVVYLVFTRVWPVTVAARIDAGLAALRQQWERLAALPDAVTRRAQAASAMAQCGALEQDIALMHYEPSWVRPDAQWIAERRSALAKFDALEGPMFLLAERRPRDAAIDGWLKRVMDGPALPADAGGAAAAAALPAAQDPALPVTPHAAVPDAAANDDDTRATLLNLGDARLTQLEHAASKDAAKELATHAPA; this is translated from the coding sequence ATGGCGCAGCCTGCCGGTGATCTTGCCCGACCGGGCCCCGCCGACATCCTTAAGCTGCTTGCGCCCTATCCCGGGCGAGCGGCGATGGCGACCCGCATCGCGCTGATCTGCGCGCTGACGGCGTTCGTGACGAGCGCCTACGGCACGCCGGAAGCGGCGATCTCCGCCTATGTCGTGTTCTTCCTGAACCGGCCCGACCGGGTCTTGAGCGTGGTGCTGGGCTCGGCACTGATGGTGCTGGTCACGCTGATGATCGGATTGGTCACGGTGGTGGCCATGTTCGCGCTCGACAATCCCATGTGGCGGGTCGCGTGCATCACGGGGCTATCGTTCGGTCTGCTGTTCGTCACCTCGGCGAGCAAGCTGCGGCCGATCGGCGCGATCCTCGCGATGATCGTCGGCTTTGCGCTCGACGAACTCGGCAGCGTACCGTTCGGCGAAGTGGCGACGCGCGCCTTGCTCTACGTCTGGCTGATGGTCGCGATTCCGGTCGGTATCTCGATCGGCGTCAACCTGTTGATCGCGCCGTCGCCGCGGAAGCTGGCCGGCCGCGCGCTCGCGAAGCGTCTGCGACTCGCGGCGCAGAGCCTGGTCGAACCCGAGGCAACAGCCGACGAACTCAGCGCATGTCTGCGCGAGGGCGACGCGGAAATCGGCACGTGGCTCAAGCTCTCGGTCGTCGACGGGTCGTCGGTGCGTGACGATATCGGGCCGCTGCGGCAGGCCGTGTCGTCGACGCTGGCGATTCTGGTCGCGGCCGATCTGGCGGCCAGCGAACCGTCGGGGCGACTGCCGGCATCGTTCGCCGAGCCTATCGCCGAGACGCTGGAGAACATGGCCCAAATGCTCGAGGCAGGCGGCTATCCGGTCGACATCGAGCTCAAACTGCCCAACGTGGCCGAACTGACGCCGCTCGCGCGAGTCGTTGTTGAGAATCTGCATGATGTGATCACCCGCTTCGCCGTAGTCGAAGCGCAAACCGATGTCGCGGGCGAAGGCCAGGTCGAAACCAACGCGCAAGCCGAAGCACGAACCCAGCCTCAAGTCGAAACGAAGACCGCGCCGCCGCCCGCGAGCAAGGGTGGTGGATTCTTCCTCCCGGATGCATTCACAAATCCCGAGCACGTCCGCTACGCACTGAAAACCACCGCGGCGGCGATGTTCTGCTACCTGCTCTATTCGCAGATCAACTGGTCGGGTATCCACACCTGCTTCATCACGGTCTATATGGTGTCCCTCGGCACCACGGCCGAGACCGTCGAGAAGATGACGCTGCGGATCACCGGGTGTCTCGTGGGCGCGGTCCTGGGCATTGGGGCAATCCTGTTCGTGGTGCCGGTGCTGACGTCCGTCGTCGGGTTGATGGCGCTCGTGCTGATCGGTGCGTGGCTGTCGGCATGGATTGCGTTCGGCTCGCCACGGATTGCTTATGTCGGCTTCCAGATCGCCCTGGTGTTCTTCATGTGCGTGTTGCAGGGCGCGGCGCCTGGCTACGATCTGACGCTCGCGCGGGATCGCACGATCGGGATCCTGATCGGCAATGTGGTCGTCTACCTGGTTTTCACGCGCGTGTGGCCGGTCACCGTGGCGGCCCGCATCGACGCTGGGCTCGCCGCGTTACGGCAGCAGTGGGAGCGGCTGGCGGCGCTGCCCGACGCCGTCACGCGCCGCGCGCAGGCCGCGAGCGCCATGGCTCAGTGCGGCGCGCTGGAACAGGACATCGCGCTGATGCATTACGAGCCGTCGTGGGTTCGCCCTGACGCGCAGTGGATCGCGGAACGCCGCAGCGCGCTGGCCAAGTTCGACGCGCTGGAAGGACCGATGTTCCTGCTCGCAGAACGACGCCCGCGCGATGCAGCGATTGACGGCTGGCTTAAGCGGGTCATGGATGGGCCGGCCTTACCGGCGGACGCAGGCGGTGCGGCGGCCGCCGCGGCTTTGCCCGCCGCGCAGGACCCGGCCTTACCGGTCACACCCCATGCAGCTGTACCGGATGCAGCAGCCAACGACGACGATACGCGCGCCACTTTGCTGAACCTCGGCGATGCACGCCTCACTCAACTCGAACACGCTGCATCGAAGGACGCAGCGAAGGAACTCGCGACTCATGCGCCGGCTTAA